Sequence from the Eleutherodactylus coqui strain aEleCoq1 chromosome 13, aEleCoq1.hap1, whole genome shotgun sequence genome:
CTTTTTCCCTGCTTGCGTTTGTTTTGCGCATGTAACATACGCAGGTATACGTGTGCAAAAACACAGGCATACGCGATCATACGCAGGGAAACTTGATAGGATACGCAATTGCAACACTTCAATGTTTCCGCAGCGTTTTACATATACAccggtgtgaacaagccctgaggcggatgtggccctcggtgaacatGAGTTCGTACAATATACCACATTTATACGGTTCTTTTTGTTgtactgctttaaaaaaatattttcctgtcgccatctgaccgccataacttaaTTTTCGTTGATTGACTTGGGTTTTCTGTAGTGCGAGGCCTTGTGTTTTGCAGGGCGACTTGCAGTTACTATTAGTACCATTCTGGgggtgcgggataaataatgaggcccaaacttgtatgttttttttttactatactatttttttattcaaagacatttaattttttttcaattattttctgctgtcatcttgtgcgcgcaataacttttttattttttccgtcTACGTAGTTcagtgatggctcattttttgcgggatgttctgtagtttccgatagtactaattcggaatacgtacgactttttgatcgctttttattgcgttttttctgggagacaaggtgactaaaaaagtgcatttctggtgttctctattgttttcggacgacgttcaccgtgcggggtaaataatgtgctactttgatagatcggagttttacggacgcggcgataccaaatatgtatttttattttgttatttagactttttaattatagatatggcaaaaggggggtgatttaaacttttattactttttttttacaattaaaaaaactttattgctctttttttaactttacttttaagtccccctgggggactacaatatgcaatactttgatCATTTCTCCAGTATGAGAggaagcctatcaagccaccacacggggatggcttgataggcagtctctcaaggtagccctggggcctttcagaaggcccctggcagccatgacacctgcacggctcccccgatctcatcgTGAACAGGCACAACATGTCAAGGATTCCCCCAGATCAGTAATATAATGATGAGTTACATTCTGTTCCCGTTGGATATATATTGGAGCTCCATGTGATATCTTTATATACGCTTGAGGAAGAATCTGCTACGAATTTGAAACGCGTAGTGGAGGCTCTGTAATCAATGAAGTAAAATTTACCGAAAAGCCATCTTCATCAACTTCTACTGGGACTTGCACCAAAATGTATTCCATCCTAGCTGGGGAATTTTACAAAGGTGGCGAaatcaaatatgtttttgttttgattttctttcattaaaaatgcgagtagttttttaaaaaacttttaacgTTCTTTGTAATTAAACTTTTATTTTACTCCCTTTTTTTAGCCCTCATAGGGAAGatgaaccagatgaccctggtggaggtcccttccaactctacgattctatgaactgacaatcatttgatcacttatactgcagtacttcactATTGCAGCATATTGTATTTTAACAGGTGTTCTATTAAGTCATGCTACAGTCAGGGCTTAACAGACAAACAGCCATAGCCACCCTGGAGTTCTTCACCTTCTCATCGCAGGTGAGCCATTTGTGTGATAGAGGTATACCCCTCCCTCTTTCGAGCCAttaaaatgctgttgtcagaattgacagtgtcacctaaatggttaacagctgtgaATGGACTTATCACTGACCGCAGCAACTTCAGCCAGATGTCGGCTATCAAAGACAGACGACAGCTGCTGTATATGGAGTGAGGTTGGCTACCAAGCTCGCACCATACAAGCTCTGCATACCAACTGCTGCACATGTGCATCGAATGTTGCCAAGGGGTTTAATTGCATAAAAAACCTAATGTAAAGTTGTGCCTATGACCCGAAGAAGGTGCAGGTCccgtaccgaaacgcgttgccctgTACTCCCAGCGCTGCAGTATTTGTTCTATCTGGAGTTCTCAATAAATCCTGTGGATTATAACAGCCTTCTTCTGGATTAGTGGAACTCCTCACTATTATATGCCAACGTGGATTTAGGGGGTTGTATTGGTTTCCATAAGAggcttgtgtggcacagagtgttaaggaagcaggaatgcagtcctaagctctcatccacgacctgaaggttgcgggttcaatccctgtgtggttcaggtagccagctcaaagttgactcagccttccatccttccgaggtcggtaaaatgagtacccagctttgctggggggtaaagatgactggggaaggcaatggcaaaccaccatgcaaaaacagtctgcctagaaaatgtcacaatgtgatgtcacctgaggacagtgcttgcaccaggggactttacctttacctattgATTTCCATATTCCCTCCACTCACGTACTTTACTGTTTATTCTGCGCTACTTATTTATGTCTGGTCCATTACCCAGAGCGCTACCTGTTTTTTCTTCTTGTATTGCCTGGGTTCCGTACGGTTCCTGGATTGTTGGCAAGCACACTCCGTTGACAGTTGTCCTGTGGACGGGGAAGTATAACCTGCCTTATTGTATTCAGTGCCTTTCCCAGCTCCTAGGTGTACAGATGTCACTTTCTTTGGGTTCCCCTGTTTACATGAGGTGAGTGTTTGATTTGTTCCTTCTGCCACTTCCACTTGACCCCATTGGCCTTTAGAGCTTTAGCACATACTATTTTTGTAACCTCTACATTTTTCAAATCCTGTATATGCTACAGTTTGCATTGATCTCTACATATAGTCTGTTGAATGGCCGGGGTCAGAGCTAGCTAGCTCTGATCCTGTCCACTGTAGCAGGAGCCCAGCTGTTGACATGTGGCCCCAaacctgactcttttcagagtcctgtgtgcaCGCTCATCCAATAGGTAGTGCTGTTGAGGTAGTTTTTCTATCTTCTTATGTGTGCATTAgtgataagagacatcataaaactgtcacattcctcagctcagtgaactgatttagtgtttgtctctctgctcagactgtcttgtgttttttcaTTTAATAATACATGCAGCCAATTAGGATACTTGCAGAATGATGTAAGAGGACCCTCCCCCGCTGCTTCAGACAGCATCTCTGGATGCACACATGCCTGAGAAAATCCATGTTCTGCTTCCGAtgcagattttcacagcagaGTTCACTCGCTGCAATGTAATGAATGAATTCTGTCGTGAAAATCCATAGCATTTCTGTGCATAATAGAGCATGCGGTGGATTTCAGAATCTGCAACATTACTCTGttccgctgtggattttttccCAATGCTAGTAAACAGTGTTGACTGATATTGTACCACACATAGCTGCAGAACTTTACGTGAAATCCGCAGCCGCAATTCTGCTGTAATTCCACGCTGTGTGAAGTCACGCTAACGATCGGCTCAGACGAGTCGGAAATGCTGCGAGCATTCTGGGCGGGATTTCAGAAATCCATCCACACTCTGCAGAGAAAATCCGCAACAAAAATCGGCCATGGGAATTTATGCTGCGGAtgttcacagcagatttcactccggTAAATGAAGAGgggaaatctgcgccaaaatttaTGCCGTTTGGTGTAGATTTGCCACAGCGGATTTTCTGTAAATTTGGATTTGCTGAAAAACAGCGGCACGTGTAACACCTTTATGCTACTTTCATACGGTACATAGGGCTCCTTCGCACAGGTGCAAAATCGCTTGTGCAAACTGctgataatagaacccattgatttcagtgggttccctCACACTAAGCATTTTTGTACAAATTTCTGTCCAgtgaaaaaatacgcaacatgctctatttttgtgcccaAGGCGCCATGGGAGATGCGCAATTTTGctgtgttaattgataacaccggGGATTTGTTAGACTCTTCAGCCGGTTCAATCACAGTGTGTCCTGCACCGATGTGAAAAGGCTGGGAAGTGCAGAAAAGTATAGAAGAATGCTTAGATATGCGAATGAAAGCACCTGATAGCGCTTCAttcacagcgcaatcacgtcACGCTCTCAcgagcacatatatatatatatatatatatatatatatatatatatatatatatatatatatatatatatatatttataaaatagcacatattgaactaattggcTTAATTGTCCTTTGCAATCAATGTTAGCCTGCTTGTGCGTGCAAAGAATACTGTAAAACCTGCACAGGCGTGCGTAAAAGCGCAATTGTGAAAATACGTAGTGCAAACGCACGCATAAATGCACTtggcttaagggtgcattcacacaggcgagaaaatcgtgcgagttttgtccATTGCTAGTTGCACCAAACTTGCATGAAAATGCAACCCATTATTTGCCATggatgtatttacacgggcggcTTTTctctcgcagcatgttctattttcgtgtctTGTGCAAGCAAAGAACATGCAGACGCGCACCCTAAGGGGGCGCCATACAGCAGCATGCAAAGTGCCCACATCTCCATAGGCCTGAGAGTGGCCAGTTGTCTACTCTTCTGCTCGTTGCGCCTTCTCTCGCCTTCCGTCTGCGGTCCTGATGAACTCTTGGTGGTGGCACCATCGGGGTCTTACATCACTCTTGTGGCCCCTGAGCTTACAGCCGCCACCGAGAAGTAAATGTCTCCGGTAGTAATAAGAAGTAGACGCTCGTTACAATAATGTACATTTATTTGGTGTAGTGAAGCTCAAACACACAAGCTCTTCTATGGGAAAAACTGCGGATGTGACTCCAGCTCTTCAGCGAGACATCATACGTACAAACTCTGCAAGTAACGGAGAAAGGCCGATGAATATCACATGGAAGACCGCAAAATAACACAATAAAGCTGGattcacaccagcgtatgcaTATTTACCTGCGCATTGGCGTGTTTTACCGTACTTTCTGTGTGCGCAAATCATGCGCATTTgcttgcacaaaaaaaagcacGCTACCACGATCCAATTAATTGAAACAGGcaattaattagttcaatatgtgctattttcctgctcaaatgcacaggaaaatacagtgtatttttttgcacaacagaATTGCGCACGCCAAATACGTGCAAGTgaacaatcccattgaaatcaatgggctctattttctatGTATTGCGTGCACAAGTTTTCTATGCACAACTGCAAGTGCAAATagggtcatgtgaataagccctaaagccagATTCGCACAAGTGTATTTGCGGATGTAAAATGCGCTCATGCAATACTCAAAAAATAGAAACCATTCTTTTGAATCGGattgttcacatgcacgtatttggTGTGTGCAatttggttgtgcaaaaaaatatgcagtatgCTCAATTTTCCTGTGCTATTGTGCAGGAAACGAACACATCGTGAACCCGTTAAGCTATCTGGCCATTTCAGTGTCTGAGcgcattggtgcatgtttttttgcgctcAATTTGCATGCGCAAACTGTACAGTAATATATGCTGATGTACACACTAATACACAACATATCTGTAAAGTAACTGCAAAGTACCTGTAAAGTACTTGTAAAGAACCTGTAAAGTATCTGTAAAGCACCTGTATAGTACCTGTAAAGTACCTGTAAAGCACCTGTAAAATATCTGTAAAGCATCTGTAAAGTACCTGTAAAGTATCTGTAAAGCACCTATAAAGTATCTGTAAAGCACCTATAAAGTATCTGTAAAGCACCTATAAAGTATCTGTAAAGCACCTATAAAGTATCTGTAAAGCACCTGTAAAATATCTGTAAAGCACTTGTGAAACACCTGTAATGTACCTGTAAAGTATCTCTAAAGTACCTGTAAAGTACCTGTAAAGTATCTGTAAAGCACCTGTAAAGTATCTGTAAAGCATCTGTGAAGTATCTGTAAAGCACCTGTAAAGTACCTGTAAAGCAGCTGTAAAGCTCCTGTAAAGTATCGGTAAAACACCTGTAAACACCTGTAAAGTATCTGTAAAGCacctgtaaatagagatgagcgaacgtactcggataagcactacttgtccgagtaatgtgctttatccgagtacctctccgctcgtcctgaaagattcgggacgcgctgcggagcggggagctgcaggggagagcggagaggaacggaggggagatctttctctccttctctcccgcccgctctgccccgctccccgctgcgactcacctgtcagcagcggagcgccccgaatctttcaggacgagcggggaggtactcggacgagtagtgcttatccgagtacgttcgctcatctctacctgtaaaGTATCTGTAAAGCACCTGTAAAGTACTTCCAAAGTACCTGTAAAATATCTGTAAAGCACTTGTGAAGTACCTGTATAGTACCTGTAAAGTATCTATAAAGTAATTGTAAACCACCTACAAGGCATCGGTTACTCTTAGTGTGAAGGCAGGTAATGCATTCTGTAATTCTACTTCATATAGGGCAGATCGTACGACTGCAATGAGACCCATGGTGAGAGGCGGGCGAGTACAAAACCCCCTggggctcatttacacaagcatatttgcacaatgTACTGAGTAGAACCCATTGGGTTCGTTCATTTGAGTGTACTTTTTAACGCGATGTGTGATTGGGTGAAAAAATATGTGGCATGACCTATCTTAGTGAGTATTTCGCACCatagaagcccattgaaatcaatagagtttgtaaatgtatgtaaaatatgcaggaaacctgtgtattcgctGCGTACTTACGCAATAAAGCAACGCGATTTTGTTTTGCCACACATAAATACTCTGCATATCCACACGAGTAAAAAGACGTAAGGCAGCAGTGTATTTCGTCCTGTGAATGCGCTGCgtattcacagactgaaataCGCAAACGCCTATGTGAACGCACGCTTGCACTGCATGTTGACACAGAACCACTGCATTTTTTGCAGCTacctctagggggagctcactgtatagatTTTCACAGCttccttttagggcttatttagacaagcgTGGGTGCAATTACAGAGCGTATTTGCACCTGAATGAGAGGAATCCAGGAGTTTGGGCAATgacagagcgcaggagtttgaaaattacCACGGGAAAATAGGTGCCGCCCGATCTTCCCCACATGATGTATTCACTATACTACAGGGAAGTTCTATCTTCTCTCGACCGTACAGTTAACAGGCAAACAAAACcaatgaaatcccatagagatcagtggtttagttttgtcccgttatgcggctgtgattatcacaccTATATAAGGGGCACAACCACAGTCgtgtaggccggcttcacactggtgatagcctatcttgcgttgcgagagtgagtaaaaacgtatgaaaatgaaaccaatgattttcaatggttttcttctcatttgcgatgccttcactgcacactcgcagcactaagaaaaagcagcgctatcgcccattgttttcaatggggccagtaccagcagcgctggccccgttgaaagcatagggagtacatcgcgctcccctgacaaaactgtggcagaggtccgcgatgctatcccattgccttcaatggggcggcagcaataagttgcaggcaacccccgcagcaatgattttcggggaagggcttgaaatataagcttttccctgaaaatcatccctagctgtaaagaaaagtttaaaaaaaaatttaactcacCTAGACGAGCTGCCCGGCTCTTCAGCCCGTCCCCGGCAGTCgacttctgtcttctggagtccGGGGATTGaagaatccctgcctccagaaagcgttgcctctgattggctgagcgctataaCCAATAAAAGGCAGCACCCAgtcatcattgaatgacagctgagcgctgcctgtgattgtttacagcgctcagccaatcacaggcagtgctgagCCATTCATCAATGCATCAGGGGTTtcactttgttttcaatggggccagcagcagcacattgaaagcaatgacagaACATCACAATCTCCTgtgagagcagcggcagggaattccttcatccccgcggggtgtcccctcatcactgaacactgtgttaGCAGTGCAGGGTGTTGagcgacaaggggactccccgcggggatgaaggaatccccgctgctgcagcagcaggagatcgtgatgttctcccattgctttctatggggccagctctgctgccgaccccattgaaagcaatgggatgaggggattccccgcagtgatgtgaggctgttttcacatgaaaacgtctCGCATCCAGAGTTCCACACGCATTGCGAGGGTGATATTggggcctgatatcgctctcaccagtgtgcaggagccctctgAGACAtatcttatttattttttcatcgacattGCTGTGTGAAGGGTTGTTTTGAGAGGGATAACCTGTCGTCTTTGTTCGTACCACTTAGGGGTACGTATACCATTTTGTAGGACATTGGTACCATTTGGAGTACTCATGACTTCATAATCATTTTTGATTACAATTTTTGTGTGGTAAGATGAACAAAATACCAGCAATTCTGGACTTGTTTCCTTTGAAGCATTCACCACATGGGGGCAACGACATTTTAACTTTATTCTGGAAGTTGATAAATTTATGGTGATACCATATTTACATAGCTGCTTGATACTTTTATGTTTTTCTAcacctttagaaaaaaaattatttctttgtgtcgccatattctgagagCCACAACTATGAATATGTACTAAATGCCTttaataggaaaacccctttaactgatcaTCCTACCTTCAAAATCTACAAGGCCGTCTCCATTCACATCCACATCTCTCAGTATTTCATCAACTTCTCGGGGGCCGAGCTGCTGACCAAGGAGTTTCTTCATAGCCTCCCGCAGTTCCCGTGTGCTGATTCTGCCGTCACCGTTTGAGTCAAACTGGTTTTGATAAAAATGTGTCAAAAAATTGGGTCACAAGTGataacagtacagaaaaaaatcacattggaAGATCACACACAGAGAATGAAAAACTCAAATGGCTACCGAAACTAATGAGGGTTTGCCTCCAGCTGGATAGTCGGAGACATTTTTTTAGGACTGCCAGACAAATTATCCCATTAACATGTTCCTGATATGGTGAAATTATAAAAATGGAGGAGGGGACTTTCTTACCATTGGCCCATAGGTAACAGATTTTCCAGTCCCTCCACCTGATATTCATGGCTTTGAGGCACAGGCAAATTGAGGGATTGGCTTTCTTATTAGTAGTTCTTACAAACTTCTGAccacctttaaagggaatctgtcagctcccaTGACCCTTGACATAGACTCatagtagagttgaaagggacctccagggtcatctggtccaaccccctgctcaatgcaggatcactaaatcatccctagTCCTCACACTATGAGCGCGTGCCTATGTAATCCATAGGATGCAGCTTTGCAAGGGGACAGCGGGGAAATAGCGAGGAAGGTAAGTATGAGTGTCGCATTCCCGGATTCAGTGATGACCACATAACTTTAGTTTACAGGGCTCACAagagatgacagattccctttaagtatttttcttcttctctcttcccTTGCCCACCTTCCCTTCCTTGTTTCTTTTTCATTCCTTAGGCATATCTCATCTCCACCCTTGTCATGAAGACAATCTAGACATATGCCCCATTAGAGCATATGAAGGTCATAGAGTAGATCTCTCGCTTGGAATGCCCTCAATAAGCCAGAACAgagtttcttggaccaatatcgtgctcacccatgtgaatgtagccttaaagaGAGTTTGTCAGCTCTATGTAGGGGAGCAGGGCTAAGACATAAAACTTTGACGTTTTTACTGTCAGCATGGTGGAGAAAATCAACTTTCATCCCTCGCGCTCTGCTCTGGGAAGCAGTCTGAGGACGGGGCTTCACTCGGAAGTACTCTGCCTCACTATCCATTGACTTGTTCCATGCTTCTGCAGCATCCAACCAGAAAACTGCTGCAGCTGACATTCAGAGTTCTGCAGCAACTCAATGGACAGCGAGGGAGAGTACTTCAGAGTGAAGACCCACCCTTAATACTTTTCTCTTAAAACAGCTCACCTGTGGCCAAACCATAATAAAGATCTGATActccacctctccctgctccccgcaAGTCCTCTGCCAGTGGCTCCGGGCCACTtaactctgttattggctgcagcagcagatttACAGAATATCTCTGGCTGGCTGCAGCCTGTATATAGTACGTCACCAGGGGGACCCGAAACCGCTGGCGGATGACCtgcggggagcagggagaggggagtatCAGCTTTTTAATGTTTTGGCCATGAGGAAACTGTTTTAGAGAACAGTTCCACTAGTGTTAACTATTCTAGCAAGTTTCAGTGCTGTTTTTCTAGTGAATTGTCCACCAAAGGCAGCGCTCACTCTctgggtgcttttagacggaacgattataattatcgttcaaacaagcgaacgTGAATGATATCGTTCGGTCTAAATGggagccaacaactgaacgacgaacgataattgttcacttttcgttcgtctTTCATtttatcattggctcgttcacttatcgttcggtttaaccaGCGCTCGGTTGGTCCCTCTCAGTCACAGCCACtgtgaatgattctcgtttgacCGAGTCAACAATGTGTCTGCTTGTCTGAACATGCCGCATGAGCGAAGGAGCTTGATCAAACGAtaattggctcgtctaaaaggaccctaagctgGGCACTCtggaaaggaaagagttaaaactACAAGGTACCCTACTGAGGATCAAGGAGCCCCAAAACAGCCCTACGGGTATATTCACAGGTAGCAGATGAGATGCattaaaactgcatcaaaaccaCAATTTGCATCAGTTTAGTCATGCGGAAATTGTCTATAGTGGTCGTACCGCGCACGCTGCAAAACGGCATCAAAGACGCATCTGGTAGTCCAGATGTGGTTTTATTGAAGCTTTAGCTGCAGCTGCTTCATGTGAATATACCTACCTGCCTACAGAGGTGGGAGTATGTAGGTTCGAAACTATAACGTATTCGTACAGCCTTCGTACAGTATATGACCTTGCTGCTCATTAGTCGGGAGAACCCATCCATCCTCATGCACCCGGGTTATCTTACTGGGTTCTTGTGTAATACCTCTTTAAAAGCGTCTCTCAGCTCCTTCACACCAATCATGTCGGCTGTCTCTGCGAGAAGTTTTGGTCCCATCAGCTCTACAAAGTCTTCAAAGTCCACTTTACCCCCTGCTGAGGGCAAAAGAACAAGTTAGTGCAAACAGTATTACATCAAGCCAGGGGCATCGACGTGGGCATGGGCATCTAAACTGCACAAGGTACCTCCACATTGGTCTTCCAACATGGAGCTCCAACATCCCACATCAGACGAACGTATTTTAGCTCGTTTTT
This genomic interval carries:
- the LOC136588706 gene encoding calcium-binding protein 2-like isoform X4, translated to MMDRELRPEEIEELREAFKEFDRDKDGFIGYKELGECMRTMGYMPTEMELIELSQKITGGKVDFEDFVELMGPKLLAETADMIGVKELRDAFKEFDSNGDGRISTRELREAMKKLLGQQLGPREVDEILRDVDVNGDGLVDFEEFVRMMSR
- the LOC136588706 gene encoding calcium-binding protein 2-like isoform X2, which encodes MGSGIADSWPRPLQSFAALQSLAGTACIFLRHSIAITQIDRELRPEEIEELREAFKEFDRDKDGFIGYKELGECMRTMGYMPTEMELIELSQKITGGKVDFEDFVELMGPKLLAETADMIGVKELRDAFKEFDSNGDGRISTRELREAMKKLLGQQLGPREVDEILRDVDVNGDGLVDFEEFVRMMSR
- the LOC136588706 gene encoding calcium-binding protein 2-like isoform X3, encoding MGSGIADSWPRPLQSFAALQSLAGTACIFLRHSIAITQIDRELRPEEIEELREAFKEFDRDKDGFIGYKELGECMRTMGYMPTEMELIELSQKIRGKVDFEDFVELMGPKLLAETADMIGVKELRDAFKEFDSNGDGRISTRELREAMKKLLGQQLGPREVDEILRDVDVNGDGLVDFEEFVRMMSR